Proteins encoded together in one Mauremys reevesii isolate NIE-2019 linkage group 11, ASM1616193v1, whole genome shotgun sequence window:
- the LOC120374402 gene encoding uncharacterized protein LOC120374402 has protein sequence MPLIETPFERVAMDLVGPLPKSSAGFQYILVIMDYATRFPEAIPLRTITARTVAAELVKVFARVGLPREILTDQGTNFTSRLLQQVCELLGIKQLQTSIYHPQTDGLVERFNRTLKEMLCRFPQEDLRRWDQLLPPLLLAVREVPQSSTKFSPFELLYGRQPRGLLDLMRETWEQAPSPAQGLLKYVLQLQEHLKQAGALAQENLKATQDTQAQTYNRDAQTRDFQPGDRVLLLLPSSESKILARWQGPYEVVRKVGPVNYEINQPDRKKKTQRYHVNLLKPWRERESLLINPYPPEPELGPQVAHTEDPGEPQLGETLTDDQLKQTRCLLQAFSCTFTGQPGYTTLVYHRIQMEPGVVIRGATRPLPYHRRQVVEEVVRAMLDLGVIEPSQSEWRSPVVLVPKPDGSQRFCIDFRHVNAISKFDAYPMPRIDELLARLGEARYITTLDLSKGYWQIPLEPASREKTAFATPTGLYQFTRMPFGLHGAPATFQRLMDRLLQPHQDYAAAYLDDVVIYSPRWENHLERVAAVLRSLRKAGLTANPKKCRIG, from the coding sequence ATGCCTCTGATTGAGACCCCCTTTGAACGtgtggccatggacctggtggggcctctcCCTAAGAGCAGCGCAGGGTTCCAATACATTTTGGTGATAATGGACTATGCTACCAGGTTCCCCGAAGCAATCCCTCTCCGGACCATCACAGCCCGCACCGTCgcagctgagctggtgaaggtCTTCGCCCGTGTCGGCCTGCCCCGGGAGATCCTCACGGATCAGGGGACCAACTTTACGTCACGGCTGCTCCAGCAGGTGTGCGAACTCTTGGGGATAAAGCAACTCCAGACGTCCATttaccatccccagacagatgggcTGGTTGAAAGATTCAATCGGACGCTGAAAGAGATGTTGTGTAGGTTCCCCCAGGAGGACCTTCGCCGATGGGACCAGctccttccacccctgctcctggcggTGCGGGAAGTCCCCCAGTCTTCAACCAAGTTCTCACCCTTTGAGTTGCTGTACGGTCGGCAACCTCGGGGCCTGCTGGATCTCATGAGGGAAACCTGGGAGCAAGCCCCATCGCCGGCCCAGGGCCTCTTAAAGTATGTACTCCAGCTTCAGGAGCACCTTAAGCAGGCGGGGGCCCTGGCGCAGGAGAACTTGAAAGCCACCCAGGACACGCAGGCCCAGACTTATAACCGGGACGCCCAGACTCGGGACTTTCAACCCGGAGACCGGGTAttactcctccttccctccagtgaATCGAAGATCCTGGCCCGGTGGCAAGGGCCATATGAGGTGGTTCGGAAGGTGGGCCCGGTTAACTATGAAATCAATCAGCCAGACCGGAAAAAGAAGACCCAACGGTACCATGTCAACCTCCTCAAGCCCTGGCGGGAACGTGAAAGTCTCCTGATCAACCCCTACCCGCCAGAACCTGAGCTAGGACCCCAGGTAGCCCATACCGAGGACCCCGGGgaaccccagctcggggagaccCTAACAGACGACCAACTCAAGCAGACCCGGTGCCTCTTGCAAGCCTTTTCCTGCACCTTTACGGGCCAACCGGGATACACCACCCTGGTATACCATAGGATCCAGATGGAGCCTGGGGTGGTGATCCGGGGCGCGACCAGGCCCTTGCCGTATCACAGGAGGCAGGTCGTTGAGGAGGTGGTACGAGCTATGCTGGATCTAGGGGTGATTGAACCATCGCAAAGTGAGTGGCGCAGCCCTGTAGTGCTGGTACCGAAGCCCGACGGCTCACAGAGATTCTGTATCGACTTTAGGCACGTTAATGCTATCTCCAAGTTCGATGCCTATCCCATGCCtcggatagatgagctgttggcccgcTTAGGGGAGGCCCGATATATCACCACCCTTGATCTAAGcaaagggtactggcagatccccctggaaccAGCCTCCAGGGAGAAGACTGCGTTCGCCACACCCACGGGCCTATACCAGTTTACCcggatgcccttcggcctccatggggctccggccacctttcagcgcctaatggaccgcctcctccagccacatcagGACTACGCGGCCGCCTATCTAGATGACGTGGTCATTTACAGTCCTCGGTGGGAGAACCACCTAGAAAGGGTCGCAGCggtcctgaggtccctgcggaAGGCCGGGTTAACAGCCAACCCTAAGAAATGTCGCATCGGCTGA